From Arcobacter arenosus:
CAAAAAAATTCAAAAATTATAAAGACTTTTATATAAAACATAACGATTTAATATTTTCTAAACTCGGTCTTGGAACTTTTAATAAAGAACCATATAAAGAAGAGAACTATGTATTTCATTATATTGAAGGTGTAAAAGAAGCTATTAGAAGTGGAATAAATCTTATTGATACCGCAAGTAATTATAGATATGGACAAAGTGAAAAAGAGATAGGTATCGCTTTAAAAGAATTATTAGATGAAGATGAGATTAAAAGAGAAGAATTAATTATCTGTTCAAAGGGAGGGTTTATCCAATTAGATTATCCTTTTCCTGAAAATCCTTATGAATGGATAGATGAAAAAATCATAAAAGCTAAACTAGCTACCAAAGATGATATTGAATTAGACCAACACTGTTTAACAGCAGATTTTATAGAGTGGTCATGTAAAAAATCATTGGAAAATGTGGGAATAGATTGTTTTGATATCTATTATCTACATAATCCTGAGATGCAAATTTTGAAATTAGGTTATGATAAATTTCTAAAAAAAGTTGAATCAATATTTAAACGATTTGAAAAAATGGTAACTATGGGGCTTATCAAAAACTATGGCGTTGCTGTATGGAATGGCTTTATTAGTGAGATTAGTGGAGAAAATATTAATTTAGAAGATTTGGTTAATATTGCAAAAAAAGTTGGTGGAGAAAATCACCATTTTAAATATATTCAAACACCTTTTAATATTGGAAAAACTTCAATTTACATTCTACCAACACAAAAAGTTAATGGGGAAGAGTGTACTTTACTACAAGCTGCACATAGATTAAAAATAGGTGTTATTTCAAGTTCATCTTTACTTCAAATGAATCTATTTAAAAAATCATTCAAACCAGAAACTGGTTACCTATTAGATTCAAAAATGGTTTTAGAAAATGATATACAATTAGCACTACAATTTGTACGTTCAACTCCAGGAATAATTAGTTCGCTTTTTGCTTCAAAAGCCCCAATTCATATAAAAAAGAATTTAGAGATTACAAAAATAAAAGCTACCCCTAGAGCAAACTATGACCTAATGTATAGAGTATAAGTAGTTTACGATGATTTATGATGTAATTGTAGTTGGGGGAGGTGTAGCTGGACTTATGGCAGCAATTGAAGCTAAAACCCAAACAAATAAAGTAGCAATAATAACCAAGGGTAATATTTTTAAATCAAACTCTTCTATGGCAAGTGGTGGGATTAATGCAGTATTAGATTCAAATGATAAAGAAGCAATTCAATCCCATATAAATGATACTTACAAATCTTCTAAAGGTTTAGGAGATTTAAAATCTATAACATATATGTGTAATCAAGCATCAGAGATTATATCAAAATTGATAAGTTTTGGAGTTCCTTTTGATAGGGATGAAAAAGGGGATATTTCACAACGACCATTTGGTGGAGCAGGAATAAATAGAACCTGTTATGTTGGTGATAAAACAGGTAGTGCTATCACCCAAGCACTTATAAAAAAGGCTAAATCTCTGGGGATTACTTTTTTAGTAAATAGATATGTTTTAAACTTAACTACCCATGAAAAAACAATTAGTGGTGTAACGGTTTTAAGAAGAAGTGATTCAATGGTAATTGTTCATCCTGCAAAAGCAATAGTTCTTGCTGGTGGTGGTTATGCAGGGATTTTTAGAGGGAATTCTACAAATGCACAAGATTATACAGGAGATCTTTTAGCTGTTTGTTTAAGGGCTGGACTTAGTTTGAAAGATATGGAGTTTATTCAATTTCACCCAACAGGTATTGCAAAAACAAATTATCTTGTAACAGAAGCTGCAAGGGGCGAAGGTGGTTACCTAATTAATAGCGATGGAGAAAGGTTTGTAAATGAACTTGAAACCAGAGATAAAATTGCAAAAGCTATACTAGAACAAAAACAAAAAGGGCATAAGGTATTTATTGATTTAAGACACTTACCCTTAGAAAAAATAGAAACAAAATTACCTTCTCTTTATTCTGTTGCCTATAATCAAGTTGGGGTAAATTTAAGTAAAGATTTACTTGAGATTAAACCTGTTGCCCATTATACGATGGGTGGTGTTGAAACAAATATGACAAAAACAAAAATAAAAGGATTGTATGCTTGTGGTGAGATGGCTTGTGAAGGACTTCATGGGGCAAATAGACTTGGAGGAAACTCTTTATTAGAGGGAACTGTTTTTGGGGAATTAGCGGGAAAAAAAGCTTTAGAATATTCTAAAAAGACCGATTTCTTACCAGTAGATTACAATTATGTAATAAAAGATATTGAGAATATTGATAAATTATTCGAAGGTGATACCTCAAAAAATTTTAATGCAATTAGAATCTCCCTTGGTAATTCTATGTTTAATGATGTTGGAATCTTAAGAACTAAAGAATCTCTTATTAGAGCCTTTGATTACGCAAAATATCTACGGAATCAGTCATATTCTCTTCATTGTATAAATAAAGAAAAAAGAAATAATGTAGAACTTGTTTCTATCTTGGAGTTAAGAAACGCTTTAGAAGTGGCGGAAGCTATCATCTTATCAGCTAAAAAGAGAAAAGAGAGTAGAGGAAGTCATCATAGAAAAGATTTTCCTAAAACAGATGAAAGTTACTCAAAATCTATTTTAATAAAAGAGTTTCAAAAAGGTTTTTTTAAAGTAGAACTTGAAGATAAAAGCTTTTTATCAACGGTTAGAAATCTTATTATAAATAAAGTGTAGATAAATTTAAAAAGGAGAAATTGAAAATGGCAAAAGTTATGTTAAGAGAGAGTGAAGGGATAATCTATTTTTATGTTGCAAAAAAAGACATGGAAGAGACAATAGAAACACTTGAATTTGATAGTGAAGAAAAATGGGGCGGAGAGTGTGAGTTATCTAATGGTGAAACATGGTGGATACAACCAGGGCCTAAAAGTTTACCAAAAGAAGAAGTTTGTAAAAAAATTGCTGACTAGTTGAATAAATATTCACATTGACTAAATAGTGAACAGTTTTTGATAATAATTCTGTTCACTTTCTTATATACTTATACTGTGTAGTAAAATCTAATTTAAATCCTAAAAGGACGTCAAATGGCATTAATGGACGACAGAGGATCATGTGAAACCTGTGTTACGACAAAAGAGTTAACAACTTTATATGATATTGCAGCGATGATTACAAATCAACATAATTTGCAAACATCAATTGAAAAATCTATGAAAATTTTGAAAAACTCTTTAAACCTTACAAATTGTTCAGTACATATCTTAGAAGATGAAGAATTAAATGTTTTTGCTTCTATTGAGATGACAACAATTCAAAAAAAACTATCTAGCTATAAAATTGGAGAAGGTGCTACTGGTATGGCGGCACAGTCAAAAGAACCTATAGTGATTGAAAATATACATAGTGATTCACTTTACTTAAATAAATCAGGGAAAAAAGACTTTAATAATCTTTCTTATGTTGCTGTACCTTTAGTTGTTGAAGATACTACTATTGGTGTATTAGGAGCAACAATTACAAAAACAACAGAAATTGGATTTGAAGATTGTGTAAGAATATTAACAATTATCGCATCACTTTTTGCCCAAGCAATCTATTCTTTTCAATTAAATGTCAACGAAAAAGAAAGATTAAAAGAACTAAAACTTTATTATAAAATGGAATGGGATTCAAAGGTTCATAATTTTGGAGATATTATCGGAGATAGTCCAAAAATGAATATGGTATTCCAAGTTATTCAAAGGATTGCGCAATCAGATGTAACTGTACTTGTTCGTGGAGAAACGGGAACAGGTAAAGAGTTAGTTGCAGCTGCAATTCATAAAAGAAGTAAAAGAAAAGAAGAACCTTTTATAAAACTAAATTGTGCGGCAATTACAGATTCTTTGCTTGAAAGTGAACTTTTTGGTCATGAAAAAGGTGCCTTTACCGATGCAAGAGAAACTAGAAAAGGTAGATTCGAACTTGCAGATGGGGGAACTTTATTTTTAGATGAAATAGGTGATATTTCTCCTTCTGCTCAAGTAAAACTATTAAGGGTTTTACAAGAGCGAGAATTTGAAAGAGTTGGGGGAAGTAAAACTATTAAAGTAAATGTTAGACTTGTTGCTGCAACCAATCGAAATTTAGAGCAAATGGTAAAAGATGGAAAGTTTAGGGAAGATTTATATTATAGATTAAATGTTATCCCTATTGATTTACCGCCACTTAGAGAAAGGGGTGATGATATTAGACAACTAGTTGAATTCTTCCTAGAAAGGGCAATTAAAAATCACAAAAAACCTGTTAGCTTATTACCTGAAGCTATGGATATATTGTGTAAATATCCTTGGCCTGGAAATGTAAGAGAATTAGAAAATACTATTGAGAGAATTGTTTTAATGGGTAGTGAAGATATGAATAAGATGGATATGCTTTTCTTACTTCCTGCACTAAATGATTTAAATCTTAAAAAAGAGTACAAAACTATTCCAATGGAGAATAAAACATTAGAAGAGATAGAAAAAGAAGCTATTGAAACAGCATTGGAGAACAATAACTTTAATCAATCTAATGCGGCAAAAGAGCTTGGAATAACACTTAGACAAATGGGTTATAAAATCAAAAAATATGGAATCTCAAATGAAATATAAAAATAAAGAGTTTTTATTAACTGATGAGTTTATAGATATTGGTTATATGGCTGAAGAGGTTGAAGCAGTCGATATAGAAGGTAATGAAATCATATTAAAAAAAGCAAGTGAAAATAGAATGATTCAAATCTTTCTATCTTTCCCTAGCTTTGGAGAGTTTAAAGAAGAGATTTTAGCTTTTGATGAATTTATGGATGAAGCACAAGTTGAAATATTTTCATATATTTTATTTAATGAAAAAATTGAACTTCCAAAATTTAAAAAACTTATTCCAATATTTGATGTAAACCAAGATTTTGCAGATATGTATGGAACAAAAATAATTAGTGGAAGTTTAGAAAATAAACTTACAAAATCATTGTTTTTAATAGGTAAAGATGGAGCAATTTATCATATTGATATGCCAGAAAATTTAGAAACACCTTTTGATATGGATAGAATCAGAATAGAACTAAATAAAGTATATCAATCTTATACAGGAGTAGGCTGTCACGGTTAACAGACTATTCCCACCAAATATCAGTTTTTTTATATTCTAAAAGTGGGATTATTTCACCCATTTTGGGATGACTAACTTTTATATCATCTTTCTTTGCTAACTTATTTATTATCTCTAAAGGCTCATTCCAAGGATGCATTGATAGTTTAAAACTACTGTTGTGAATGGGGAATAAAATATTTGCATTTAAATCTTTGAAAGCTTGAATTGTTTCTTTTGGCATCATATGAATCTCTTTCCAGCTTTCATTATAAGCTCCTGCTTCTAAAAATGCCATATCAAAAGGTCCGTATTTTTCAGCAATTTTCTTAAATCCTTCAAAATAACCTGTATCAGCACTAAAAAATATATTTGTATCTTTTGATTTAATTACCCAAGATGCCCATAAAGTATCGTTTCTATCAAATAAACCACGACCTGAAAAATGTTGGGCTGGAGTAGCTGTAATTTTTATAGTTTTATTAGTACAAGATTGCCACCAGTCAAGTTCACAAATTTTCATTGTATCTACCCCAAAATCTATTAATTGTTTTTTTATTCCAAGGGTTGTGTAGAAGTTACCTACTTTATCTTTTAGTTTTTTTATACTTGGCTCATCTAAATGGTCATAATGATTATGGGAAATAATTATAATATCTATAAATGGTAACTCTTCAATGGTAATTGGTAATTCATGAAATCTTTTTGGAGCTACAAATGGAAAAGGTGTAATTTTTTCTGAAAACACAGGGTCTGTTAAAATATATTTATTATCAAGTTTAAATAATAGTGTAGAATGAATAATTCTAATCATAGAATTATTAGGCATATTTAAAATATTTTCTTTTGTAAGTTTATTTACTGGAATAGTATTTTCTTTAGGTATTTTATTTTTTGAATCGTTAGTAATAAACTTCCATACATTTGATAAGAAAGAGGAGAAATCTGACTTATATTCTATTTGTGTATTTTTGAATTTTCCATTTTGATAATGTTCTAAATTTTCATATTGTGAATCTAAATTTTTTTGAGAACAACATCCCGCCATAATAACTCCTGTACATAAAACTATTAGTAGAAATCGCATAATTATCCTAATTTATTAGATCAACACCTGAAATCTCTTCATAAAATTTTATTAGATTATCTTGCAGGTTTATATCATCTGCCTTTGAAGAGTATTTAGTTTCTTGAAGATGATAAAAATATTTTCCATTAAATGTTAATTCTTCATTTGAAGCTAACCAAACTTGGGTCTTACTGCCATCTTCTAAACTATCAGGTGCATTGTAATTTGCCATTTTTGTTTTAACCCAACCTGGGTCAACTATGTTAAAACGAGTATCTTTTAATACTCTTGAAGCAGCTAAACCCAACATCAAAATCATTAATTTTGATGTTGAGTAATCAACTGCCTGGTCAATTTTCAACATCTCTAAATCAATATCTCCTTGAGGATGCATATTTGAACCAATATATAAAACCTGCTTTGGCTTAGAAATTAAAGCTGTTAGAACAAATGGTGCCAAAACATTCACTTTAAATATTGTTTTTTTATCCTCATTTAAAACACCAGCATTATGAATAATGGTGTCAAATCCTCCTAAAAGGTTTAGTTCATCTGCTAAGATTTTTGTTTCATCTAAATTATTTAAATCGGCTATTAATATTTTTACATCTATTTTAAAATAAGCCTTAATTTGCATAGCTCTTTGTTTATCTTTTGCATGGAAAACAACTTCATGGCCAAGGCTTACTAACTGCCTTGCCGTTTCTAAGCCAATTCCATCAGATGAACCTGTTATAAATATTTTTGACATTGTTTCTATTTAATCTAGATAGTAGCTGTATCTATAACGTATCTATATCTAGCTTTTTTATCTTCAACATTTTTCCATGCTTGAGTGATTTCACTAGCTTTAATCATTTGAATCTCTGGTAATACATCATTAGCTACACAATAATCTACCATTTCTTGAGTCTCTTTCATCCCACCAATTAATGATGCATTGAAGTTAACTCTATTAAATGCAAGTCCAATATTACTTAGTGTAAGTTCAAAACCTACTGGCATACCAACCATAGTAAAGTAACCATATGGTTTTACAACATTTGCATATGCAGCAACATTAAATTGGTAAGGAATTGTAGAAATCATATAGTCTAACTGTCCAGTATATTCTTGAAGACTTTTTAACTCATCATCAACAACAATAACCTCTTTTGCTCCAAAACCTTTGATATCTTCTACTTTGTCAGCACTTGTTGTAAAGGCATAAACCTCTGCACCTTTTGATACAGCAATTTTAACAGCCATATGACCTAGTCCACCAATTCCTGCAACTCCAACTTTGTCACCTTTTTTAATATCTGCTTTTATAAGTGGTGAATATGTTGTGATTCCTGCACATAAAAGTGGAGCAGCTTTTTCAAAACTTACACCATCAGGTAAATGTACTGCAAAGTGATCTCTTACAACAATCTCTTTTGAGTAACCACCTTGAGTGATTCTAGTAGGTTCTCTGTCATCAGGATAACCATAAGTAAACAATGTATTACTTTCATATTGTTCTTCTTCACAAGTTGTACATCCATCAACCATACAACCAACACCTGCTCTGTCTCCCACTTTAAATTTAGTAACATCTTTTCCAATAGCTGTTACTATACCAGCAATTTCATGCCCTGGAACTTGTGGATATTGTTGTTTCCCCCAGTGACCTTTTTCTTGGTGAATATCAGAGTGACAAATACTTGCTGCTTTTATCTCAATTAAAATATCATTATCACCTACTGGTCTTCTTTTAAAAGTATATGGTTTAATTTCACCAGACTCATCAAATGCTGCATAACCTTTTGTTTCTACGTAATTCATTTTATTTTCTTCCTTTGCTAATATATTTATAGGGCTTGAAGTAAGAGCTACTCCAGTCGATATAATTGCTGAGTTCTTTAAAAACTCTCTTCTCGATTGTTCTTGTTTTTTTGTTTTTTCCATGATTACTAGCCTTTTAAACTATTGTAATACTCATCCTCTACTGGTTCTAACCATTCATTTGAAGTTTTCTCTCCTGGAACTTCAACAGAGATATGGCTAAACCAACTATCTTTTTTAGCTCCATGCCAATGCTTAGTATTAGGAGGAATTATCCCAATTGAACCCTCTTTTAGTTCTTGTGGTTCTTGTCCTTCTAACACTAACCATCCTTCACCTGCTGTACAAATTAACATTTGACCACCACCACTTTTTGATAAGTGTTTATGCCAATTGTTTCTACATCCCGGTTCAAAAGTCACATTTGCTAAAAAAATTGGAGTTTCTCCTGGTTTTACTAAAAAGTTTAGAAATGAATCTCCAATAAAATATTTTGCATAATCAATATTAGGAACGCCTATTCCAAACATATTTACTTTTTCAAATTCTTCTTTATTTAAATATTTCATATTGTCCTTCTTACTTATTAATCTATTAACTTAATTTCTATAGTTCCTGACATAGAGTTTATATACTCTTTTCCAGAAACAACTTTTCCTAATTCATATAGTCCACTTGCACTTCCAAAGTCTTTGTAAAACATAACAACATCACCCCAAGGTGCATAATAAGCAAGGGTTCCTGTTACTGCATTTTTAGCTAGAGGTGTATTTGAAGTTGAAAGTTTATTTGGTGGGTAAAAGATTTTCTCATCATGGCTATAGTTTTCAACCTTTATATCTAAAGGTAGTTGAGCTAATAACTCTTTTGAAGCTTGTGAATTATTTAACTCATAAACTGTAATATTCCCATTTGATTCAACACTAATTTTCATCAATTTATCCTTTTTTAAATCATTTGCATTTAGTGAAATTGATAAAATCACCAAACTTATGATAGAAATTAATTTCTTTGTTAAGCTTTTCATCTCTTTTACTCCTTTTGTAAAAGTTCTACTAATATTATAAAACATATACAAAATCATTAGTAGAAAGATAATCCGTATTGATTGTCTAATTCTCTAAATATTTTATTTTACCTCTACAAACTCAATCTCTTCATTATCTTCAGTAGATTCATTTCTTGCAAAAAATAAAATTATAATGCAAGCAATAACAGCTAAAACTGCATAAAACAATGATACATGATAAAGATCCATATAGTGGGATAACTGCCCTGCTATAAAACTAGGGATTGCAGCCCCAGCATATGATGTAGCATAAATTAAAGATAACAATCCTGCTCTTTGATCTATGGTAACATCTTTTAAAAGGGATCTAATACTCCCTGTTAATGCTGCCCCTTGTGAGGCACCTGCTAACATACTACTTAATAAAAAGCCATAAATATTAGAATATTTCAATGAGAATACAATGCCCATTACTCCAATTGTGAAAAAAAACATTCCAATTCTTTGTGCATTTGCAGGAGTTAATTTTGCTGTCACTGGACCTCCTATAGCACTGGGTAAAAGGTAAGATGAAAACATGATTCCAATCATTAAAGTACTATGTGTGTTTAACTGGTCAACAGCAACTGAAGGCCCAAAAGCTTGATAAAAAGCTCCCATAGCCCATGTCGATACAAAGGTAACTGCTGCAATGTAAAAAAGCTTTTTGTTTTTTTGAGGTAAAGAAAATCTTGGTTTAAATGATTTTATTAAGCCAGGCTTTTTTTTAATTGTCTCAGGGCTTAGTGCAATTAAAATTGTACAAATTGCTAGAATTATTAATATAGCAATATATGATAAACTTTTAGGATATGGTGCAAATTGAACAAAAGCACCTGAAAATAAAGCTCCAATAGTTAATCCAACCATAGGTGAATTACTCACAATTGCTGCAGGTAACCATTGGGGCAAAGATGAACCATTATCAATAATATATGAGGTAAGTGAACTTGATGCTAAACCACATGCAAGTCCTAAAAGTAATCTTGCGATAATTAATGGAGTCGCACTATTAATATCAAACAATAAAGATATTGAAATTGCAGATAAGCCAAAAATTATAAAAGCAACAATTTTTCTTCCTAAATAATTTGATATTCTACCAAATATAAGTAGTGCTGTAATTGCACCTATGAAGTAAACAACTGCAGTTAAAGCTAAATCATTATAAGTCAATCCTTCATCTTGTCTATAAATATCATATAAAGGAATAGGTGTAGCAGAAGCTGCAAATACCATTAAAAATGAAAATGTTGCAGCAAAGAAGCCTATTTTAGTTTTTTTATTCATTTATAATTCCTTTTATAATCTATGTTTTGATTATAAAGAAGAATTATATTTATGAATAGAAAGATATTCCAATAAACTTGTCAGATTCTCTAAATTTATAAAGAATGACATTAAATTTAGGCTAAATATGCTCCACCACAAACAGGTAAATATGTTCCTGTAAGTTGTGAACTTTCGTCTTGGCATAATAAATAAACTGCATTTGCCACATCTTTTGGTAAAGAGATATTACCAGATGGTGTAATTGATTTAATAAACTCTTTAAACTCATCAGGAGCCTGCGCTGTTGCATCAGTTAATACTAATCCGGGAGCTACAACATTTGATGTGATTCCATTTGTTCCTAATTCTTGTGCAAGATATTTGTTAAATGAATCTACTGCACCTTTAGCACTACCATGGGCAATAAAACTAGGAAGTGGACTTTCTGAAAGAGTACTTGAAATAAATACTAATCTACCAAATTTTTTTTCAATCATTGAAGTGTTAACCGCATATTGTGCACATAAATAAGCTGCTCTCATTTCATCATTTAATTTTTGTGAAAACTCATCCCAAGTTTTCAGTACAAATGGTTTTGGAGTGAAATTCATATTTGCATTTGATACTAAAATATCAACTCCACCAAACTCAGATTTTATTTTTTCAAACATTGCTTTAATTTGAGATTCATCCCTCACATCTGCTTGAATAGTGTGAGCTTCTCCTCCTTCAAAGTTAATCTCTTTTGCTAAATCTTCAGCAACTTCGGTACTGTTTACATAATTTATAAAAACTCTATAGTTTTTAGATTGAAACTTTTTTGCAACTGCAGCACCGATACCTCTTGCTCCACCTGTAATAAGTACATTTTTCTTATTCATATTGTTCCTTTATATTTACTTGTTATTGACAAGTATATTAAGAAAAGACTTAAAGCTTGTTAAAGACAAGTATTTAATCTTAACTATGATATAATCACCTATGGAAAAACAAGAATTTATATTAAACGAATCATTTGGTTATCACTTTACTAGTATCACATTGATAATAAAAAGGATGATGGAGTCATGCCTAAAACCTTACAATTTAACCCATTTACAATTTAGTATTCTTGTTAATTTATATAAGAATAATGTTTCAACGCAGAAAGAACTTCTAAAATATACCTATGGAGATGAAGCAAGTATTACTAGACTAATTAATAGAATGGAGTCAAAAGGTTTTTTAAAAAGGGTACCTTCAATTGAGGATAAAAGAAAAAAGAAAATCATATTAACAGAAGAGGGGATAAACCTAACAGAAGAAGTTTTATCTTGTGCTAAAGAAGTTAACAATTCATTAGTTGAAGATTTAGATGAAAAAGAAAATAAACAATTACTCAATCTTCTTCAAAAAGTTCACAACTCTATAAAATCATAATATCTCACTATTTTAGTATAGTAGATATCTTTAATACTTACCTAAAATAAAGTAAGAATACTTTAAGAAAGAATAGTTAAGATTTAAAGTTAAAAACCAGTATAGAGGAAATTATTATGTCTATGAAAAATATCCCATTATCAGTTTTAGACTTAGTCCCAATAGGAGAAGGTTTTTCAATAAGCGATGCTATGAGAAACAGTACAAAACTTGCTCAAGCCGTTGAACAATTTGGATATGAAAGATATTGGATAGCAGAACATCACAATTTTATTAATATTGCAAGCGCAGCTACTTCTGTTTTATTAAGTCATATAGGAGCAAATACAAAAAAAATAAGAATTGGTTCAGGTGGGATCATGTTACCAAATCATGCACCTTTAGTTATTGCTGAACAATTTGGAACATTGGAATCTTTATATCCCAATAGAATTGACTTAGGACTTGGACGTGCTCCTGGGACAGACCAAAGAACTGCAATGGCTTTAAGAAAAGATAAAAATGATGGCTCTGATTTTCCACTTATGTTAAATCATCTACAATACTATTTATCAAATGAAGGTGG
This genomic window contains:
- a CDS encoding SDR family oxidoreductase; translated protein: MNKKNVLITGGARGIGAAVAKKFQSKNYRVFINYVNSTEVAEDLAKEINFEGGEAHTIQADVRDESQIKAMFEKIKSEFGGVDILVSNANMNFTPKPFVLKTWDEFSQKLNDEMRAAYLCAQYAVNTSMIEKKFGRLVFISSTLSESPLPSFIAHGSAKGAVDSFNKYLAQELGTNGITSNVVAPGLVLTDATAQAPDEFKEFIKSITPSGNISLPKDVANAVYLLCQDESSQLTGTYLPVCGGAYLA
- a CDS encoding MarR family winged helix-turn-helix transcriptional regulator, which encodes MEKQEFILNESFGYHFTSITLIIKRMMESCLKPYNLTHLQFSILVNLYKNNVSTQKELLKYTYGDEASITRLINRMESKGFLKRVPSIEDKRKKKIILTEEGINLTEEVLSCAKEVNNSLVEDLDEKENKQLLNLLQKVHNSIKS